From the Deinococcus carri genome, one window contains:
- a CDS encoding adenylosuccinate synthase, whose product MPGIAIIGAQWGDEGKGKITDFLAPQARYVVRYQGGANAGHTVTAKGQTFKLNLLPSGVLHPGTVSILGDGMVIDPEKFLAERQNLLDGGLTPELRISDRAHLVLPHHKYVDGRKDFVGTTGRGIGPAYADRARRVGIRFGDLADDQILRERVERLLEAKPNSTRDAGWTTVADALGYLLPIAGALLPFVQDTGAQLRQAIQNGENVLFEGAQATLLDLNYGTYPFVTSSHPSVGGILVGAGVNHKAIGKVYGVAKAFNTRVGHGPFPTEVFGEMETRLRGDGSQPWDEFGTTTGRPRRVGWLDLALLKYAVDVNGLDGLVINKMDILAGLDTVKVCVNYDEAGQPVYRELPGWATTDGAESRATLPREAQAYLDLIEETVNCPVVIFSCGPAREQTYGAVSWD is encoded by the coding sequence ATGCCTGGAATTGCAATTATCGGCGCGCAGTGGGGAGACGAGGGCAAGGGGAAGATCACCGACTTCCTGGCCCCGCAGGCGAGGTACGTGGTGCGCTATCAGGGCGGCGCGAACGCCGGGCACACCGTCACGGCGAAGGGGCAGACCTTCAAGCTGAACCTGCTGCCCAGCGGCGTGCTGCACCCCGGCACCGTCAGCATCCTGGGCGACGGCATGGTCATTGACCCGGAGAAGTTCCTGGCCGAACGCCAGAATCTGCTCGACGGGGGCCTGACCCCCGAACTGCGGATCAGCGACCGCGCCCACCTGGTCCTGCCCCACCACAAGTACGTGGACGGGCGCAAGGACTTCGTGGGCACCACCGGGCGCGGCATCGGCCCCGCCTATGCCGACCGCGCGCGGCGCGTGGGCATCCGCTTCGGGGATCTGGCGGACGACCAGATCCTGCGCGAGCGCGTGGAGCGGCTGCTGGAGGCCAAGCCCAATTCCACCCGTGACGCGGGCTGGACAACCGTGGCCGACGCCCTGGGCTACCTGCTGCCCATCGCAGGCGCGCTGCTGCCCTTCGTGCAGGACACGGGCGCGCAGCTCCGGCAGGCCATCCAGAACGGCGAGAACGTGCTGTTCGAGGGCGCGCAGGCCACCCTGCTCGACCTGAACTACGGCACCTACCCCTTCGTGACCAGCAGCCACCCCTCCGTCGGCGGCATCCTGGTGGGGGCGGGCGTGAACCACAAGGCCATCGGCAAGGTGTACGGCGTCGCCAAGGCCTTCAACACCCGCGTCGGCCACGGCCCCTTTCCCACCGAGGTCTTCGGGGAAATGGAAACCCGGCTGCGCGGCGACGGCTCCCAGCCCTGGGACGAATTCGGCACCACCACCGGCCGCCCCCGCCGGGTGGGCTGGCTCGACCTCGCGCTGCTGAAGTACGCCGTGGACGTGAACGGCCTCGACGGCCTGGTGATCAACAAGATGGACATCCTGGCCGGCCTGGACACCGTGAAGGTCTGCGTGAACTACGACGAGGCCGGCCAGCCCGTCTACCGTGAGCTGCCCGGCTGGGCCACCACTGACGGGGCCGAGAGCCGCGCCACCCTCCCCAGGGAAGCCCAGGCCTACCTCGACCTGATCGAGGAGACGGTGAACTGCCCGGTGGTGATCTTCTCCTGCGGCCCCGCCCGCGAGCAGACCTACGGCGCGGTGAGCTGGGACTG
- the udk gene encoding uridine kinase, producing the protein MTSPFVIGVAGGSGSGKTTVTRRVIDTVGAQGVAVLNQDNYYRAQDDIPFEARLKTNYDHPAAFDWALLREHLDALLAGVPIEMPEYDFTQHTRSHETTTVLPAPVVVLEGFFALYDPELRERMHLKVFVDADADVRFIRRLLRDTQERGRTPESVIGQYLEFVRPMHLSFVEPSKRYADVIIPHGGMNEPALDMLAARIRTTI; encoded by the coding sequence ATGACCTCCCCCTTCGTCATCGGCGTCGCCGGCGGCTCGGGCAGCGGCAAGACCACCGTCACGCGGCGGGTGATCGACACGGTGGGGGCGCAGGGGGTGGCCGTGCTGAACCAGGACAACTACTACCGGGCGCAGGACGACATTCCCTTCGAGGCGCGGCTGAAGACCAACTACGACCACCCGGCGGCCTTCGACTGGGCGCTGCTGCGCGAGCATCTGGACGCGCTGCTGGCGGGCGTGCCCATCGAGATGCCCGAGTACGACTTCACTCAGCACACCCGCTCGCACGAAACGACCACGGTGCTGCCCGCCCCCGTCGTGGTGCTGGAGGGCTTCTTCGCCCTGTACGACCCGGAGCTGCGCGAGCGGATGCACCTCAAGGTGTTCGTGGACGCCGACGCGGACGTGCGCTTCATCCGCCGCCTACTGCGCGACACGCAGGAGCGGGGGCGCACGCCCGAAAGCGTGATTGGGCAGTACCTGGAATTCGTGCGCCCCATGCACCTCAGCTTCGTGGAACCCAGCAAACGCTACGCCGACGTGATCATCCCCCACGGCGGCATGAACGAACCCGCGCTGGACATGCTCGCGGCGCGCATTCGCACCACCATTTGA
- a CDS encoding E3 binding domain-containing protein — MERIAPLAKILAEANGIDWRNLQGSGEGGLIVEQDILNYLSRVMSGEEDPPLTPVDAPPPEWTGTDLPAGGGLLAPGMPSMDMLSSAGVDSDLAALVGQPQPIQPQPIQSQPSPAPAAPAPAAAATPPQEDVLEFELEDEQVDTVPLAAQPEAVEVTPVRPAAEAPFVPAAPRLTPQEPARSTETVPGLAAEAQPVTEPVAIPAGAPTPTTPPPATPAAPAAGGVMAGLGSLLSRLYQPAAQPAGQTSSAPAPAEPSAPVVPAPVPSAPQAEVPAVEAPVVEAPVPAAPSAPAAELDEVAPQPPVFAEPEPAPQVAEPLAEPVAEQMPEPALPAQPAPEVARPREAVWFGTYLRRDLTATPATDLRRQLVAALGQDVPLALLVARAAQHHLGALGLDSVAMQDVDAGRARTVQPGSLRDALAALAGDHEGTPDLLVLDAGALDLDDLHLPHTLTLSVGRVQDGRAALSLQGEVDPAQAARFLANVAGTLEEPIILVL, encoded by the coding sequence ATGGAACGGATTGCTCCGCTCGCCAAGATTCTGGCGGAAGCGAATGGGATCGACTGGCGAAACCTGCAAGGCAGCGGCGAAGGCGGCCTGATTGTCGAGCAGGACATCCTGAACTACCTGTCGCGCGTGATGAGCGGCGAGGAAGACCCGCCCCTCACGCCGGTGGACGCCCCGCCGCCCGAGTGGACCGGCACCGACCTGCCCGCCGGAGGTGGCCTGCTCGCACCGGGTATGCCCAGCATGGACATGCTCAGCAGTGCGGGCGTGGACTCTGACCTGGCCGCGCTGGTGGGCCAGCCCCAGCCCATTCAGCCTCAGCCCATTCAGTCCCAGCCCAGCCCGGCCCCCGCTGCGCCAGCCCCGGCGGCCGCTGCCACCCCTCCCCAGGAGGATGTGCTGGAATTCGAACTGGAAGACGAGCAGGTGGACACGGTGCCGCTGGCTGCCCAGCCCGAAGCGGTGGAGGTCACGCCTGTCCGGCCCGCCGCCGAGGCCCCGTTCGTGCCCGCGGCTCCCCGCCTGACCCCGCAGGAACCTGCCCGGTCCACGGAAACCGTTCCTGGCCTGGCCGCCGAGGCCCAGCCGGTGACCGAGCCGGTGGCGATCCCGGCCGGTGCCCCGACCCCCACCACGCCGCCCCCGGCCACTCCTGCTGCCCCCGCTGCCGGTGGCGTGATGGCGGGCCTGGGCAGCCTGCTCTCGCGCCTCTACCAGCCCGCCGCCCAGCCTGCGGGGCAGACCTCCTCCGCGCCTGCCCCGGCGGAACCCTCCGCGCCGGTGGTGCCTGCGCCCGTTCCCTCTGCGCCCCAGGCCGAAGTTCCGGCGGTCGAGGCCCCCGTGGTCGAGGCCCCGGTGCCCGCCGCTCCCTCTGCACCCGCCGCCGAGCTGGACGAGGTGGCCCCCCAGCCGCCTGTCTTCGCGGAACCCGAGCCCGCGCCCCAGGTGGCGGAACCGCTGGCCGAACCGGTCGCGGAACAGATGCCCGAACCTGCGCTGCCCGCCCAGCCCGCCCCGGAAGTGGCCCGCCCGCGCGAGGCCGTGTGGTTCGGCACCTACCTGCGCCGCGACCTGACTGCTACCCCGGCGACCGACCTGCGCCGTCAACTGGTGGCCGCGCTGGGCCAGGACGTGCCGCTGGCGCTGCTGGTGGCCCGCGCCGCCCAGCACCACCTGGGTGCCCTGGGCCTGGACAGCGTCGCCATGCAGGACGTGGACGCGGGCCGCGCCCGCACCGTGCAGCCCGGCAGCCTGCGTGACGCCCTCGCCGCGCTCGCTGGCGATCACGAGGGCACGCCGGACTTGCTGGTCCTCGACGCGGGCGCGCTCGACCTCGACGACCTGCACCTGCCCCACACCCTCACCCTCAGCGTGGGCCGTGTGCAGGACGGCCGCGCCGCCCTCAGCCTGCAAGGCGAGGTGGACCCCGCCCAGGCCGCCCGCTTCCTGGCGAACGTGGCGGGGACGCTGGAGGAGCCGATCATCCTGGTGCTGTAA
- a CDS encoding Glu/Leu/Phe/Val dehydrogenase family protein, with the protein MQIFEEMQSRGHEALTLLHHAPSGLKAALAVHSTVLGPAIAGVRLRPMDEQEALRSALTLSESLTLKAALAGLNYGGGACVLLTPEAGVDDPHAREALFRALGRKVRPLESQVVLTEDIGVTPADIAFVAQETPATLGVNTDTSSVTGYGVYRGMKAAARSALGSESMRGVRVAILGVGAVGRTLAEHLHREGARLTVADERSERAAALADDLGGVTVVGAAELLDVPCDILAPCGYGHSIHSVDVPRLQCRLIAGGEHHPLSRRGEDAVREAGIMYIPDFAINAGGLIAAATTLTPEQAAERVYTTVTRITSVAEQVGKPPHMVARRMAERRIDLIGSLGRGA; encoded by the coding sequence ATGCAGATATTCGAGGAGATGCAGTCGCGCGGACACGAGGCCCTGACGCTCTTGCACCACGCCCCCAGCGGCCTCAAGGCGGCGCTGGCGGTCCATTCGACGGTGCTGGGACCGGCCATCGCGGGGGTGCGGCTGCGCCCGATGGACGAGCAGGAGGCGCTGCGCAGCGCCCTGACCCTCAGCGAGAGCCTGACCCTCAAGGCGGCGCTGGCCGGCCTGAACTACGGCGGGGGGGCCTGCGTGCTGCTGACGCCGGAAGCCGGGGTGGACGACCCGCACGCGCGCGAGGCGCTGTTCCGGGCGCTGGGGCGCAAGGTCCGCCCGCTGGAGTCGCAGGTGGTGCTGACCGAGGACATCGGCGTGACGCCCGCCGACATCGCCTTTGTGGCGCAGGAAACGCCCGCCACGCTGGGCGTGAACACCGACACCAGCAGCGTGACCGGCTACGGCGTCTACCGCGGCATGAAGGCGGCCGCCCGCTCGGCCCTGGGCAGCGAGAGCATGCGCGGCGTGCGGGTGGCGATTCTGGGCGTGGGCGCGGTGGGCCGCACCCTGGCCGAACACCTGCACCGCGAGGGTGCCCGCCTCACCGTCGCGGACGAGCGGTCCGAGCGGGCGGCGGCGCTGGCCGACGACCTCGGCGGCGTGACGGTCGTGGGCGCGGCCGAGCTGCTCGACGTGCCCTGCGACATCCTCGCGCCGTGCGGGTACGGCCACTCGATCCACAGCGTCGACGTGCCCCGGCTGCAATGCCGCCTGATCGCGGGCGGCGAACACCACCCCCTCTCGCGCCGGGGCGAGGACGCCGTGCGCGAGGCCGGCATCATGTACATTCCCGACTTCGCCATCAACGCGGGGGGCCTGATCGCCGCCGCCACCACCCTCACCCCCGAACAGGCCGCCGAGCGCGTCTACACCACGGTCACGCGCATCACGAGCGTCGCGGAACAGGTCGGCAAGCCGCCACACATGGTCGCGCGGCGCATGGCCGAGCGGCGGATTGACCTGATCGGGAGTCTGGGGAGGGGAGCGTGA